From a single Candidatus Poribacteria bacterium genomic region:
- a CDS encoding sugar phosphate isomerase/epimerase — MKWSLNTYQTCQEWELGRILDTAEATGYHGVELLMDYKQKHGFEWDTPREAWDALKAQVDASDVVISSLTSCQNFHSENAADREETVRRVTRVIDMAEFMDCDHVRVLGDRYTEENRDAIVGYVTDGLKALGTYAGEKDITVSIEMHGSFTDPDSAMQVIDGVNLPSVGFVFNSQFIGCDAGSIEPLFSRVASHITAVHTHRVEEPETFDLYRQMFQWLDRIGFSGYISNECAYTGPDPEKVLALYVGLFKAFV; from the coding sequence ATGAAATGGTCATTGAATACGTATCAAACTTGCCAAGAATGGGAACTCGGACGCATACTTGACACCGCTGAGGCAACCGGCTATCACGGTGTCGAATTGTTGATGGACTACAAGCAGAAACACGGCTTTGAGTGGGATACGCCAAGAGAGGCTTGGGACGCATTAAAGGCACAGGTAGACGCGAGTGATGTTGTTATCTCCTCGCTTACCAGTTGCCAAAATTTCCATTCCGAGAACGCTGCTGACCGCGAGGAGACCGTCCGACGCGTTACGCGCGTAATCGACATGGCGGAATTTATGGACTGCGACCATGTCCGAGTCCTCGGTGACCGATATACCGAGGAGAATCGAGATGCCATTGTCGGTTACGTCACAGATGGTCTGAAGGCTCTCGGCACCTATGCCGGTGAGAAAGACATTACTGTTTCTATTGAGATGCACGGATCCTTCACAGATCCCGATTCGGCGATGCAAGTGATTGACGGTGTGAACCTTCCAAGTGTCGGTTTCGTCTTCAATTCACAATTCATTGGTTGCGATGCTGGCAGTATTGAACCGCTCTTTTCACGCGTGGCTTCACATATCACGGCAGTGCATACACACCGGGTAGAGGAACCAGAAACGTTTGACCTTTATCGACAGATGTTCCAATGGCTTGATCGCATCGGTTTCTCAGGCTACATATCCAATGAGTGTGCTTATACGGGACCTGATCCAGAGAAGGTACTTGCACTCTATGTCGGGCTTTTCAAGGCATTTGTCTAA